A genomic region of Ignavibacteria bacterium contains the following coding sequences:
- a CDS encoding DUF4249 family protein: MLKLKILNFVFLISLILLFSACEKIDVVEVNLPYHEKLVVQGLLEENKPLSGITFTRTLPLDEVYSISKAELKDVVAYIQSGVRIIPLKYDRNGVYKPISSFIPQKGSTFELFAKWRDKNVYAKTYIPANPKIVNAYFLTDGSGTYIQAEIQNEVGVIFGAKAVAMEGNSVLFESEDLYSVSEPNKDPRSIIKVRTPVIPNEALLSFKNSFSIKVFAFDEQYKDYFKTKRFSQPIKDSFVQSGGDVEWNVRGDGIGLFIGYSTTTLKVNR, translated from the coding sequence ATGTTAAAATTGAAAATTCTAAATTTTGTTTTTCTAATTTCATTGATACTATTGTTTTCAGCTTGTGAGAAAATAGATGTGGTTGAGGTAAACCTGCCGTATCATGAAAAACTTGTCGTTCAGGGTTTGCTGGAAGAGAACAAGCCTTTATCAGGAATTACATTTACCAGAACACTTCCACTTGACGAAGTTTATTCAATATCCAAAGCTGAATTAAAAGATGTAGTTGCTTACATTCAAAGCGGTGTTAGAATCATTCCGTTAAAGTATGATCGAAATGGAGTTTACAAACCGATTTCATCCTTTATTCCTCAGAAGGGTTCAACCTTTGAATTATTTGCCAAATGGCGGGATAAAAATGTTTATGCAAAAACTTACATTCCTGCCAATCCAAAGATAGTAAATGCGTATTTTCTAACTGATGGATCTGGCACTTACATTCAAGCAGAAATTCAAAATGAAGTTGGGGTTATCTTTGGAGCGAAAGCGGTCGCGATGGAAGGAAACTCAGTTCTTTTTGAATCAGAAGATCTTTATTCAGTTTCGGAACCTAATAAAGATCCAAGAAGCATTATCAAAGTTAGAACTCCTGTTATACCAAATGAAGCGTTGCTTTCTTTTAAAAATAGTTTTTCAATTAAAGTCTTTGCCTTTGATGAACAATACAAAGATTATTTCAAGACAAAAAGATTTAGCCAGCCAATCAAGGATTCTTTCGTTCAGAGTGGTGGTGATGTCGAATGGAATGTCAGAGGAGACGGCATAGGTCTTTTTATTGGATACTCAACAACAACTCTAAAAGTCAATAGGTGA
- a CDS encoding anti-sigma factor antagonist (This anti-anti-sigma factor, or anti-sigma factor antagonist, belongs to a family that includes characterized members SpoIIAA, RsbV, RsfA, and RsfB.): MNEQINVVQLQNYCRIEVLAHMATAPLTIEFKKLIDEVIQKNKCKKILFDLSRVEFVDSSFIGAIVYAYKNLNDIGGKIAVLIKSSMVYDRFLVSQLDKIFRIFSNSEEAETYIAE; encoded by the coding sequence ATGAATGAACAAATTAATGTAGTTCAATTACAAAATTACTGCAGGATAGAAGTCCTCGCACATATGGCAACAGCACCATTAACTATTGAATTTAAAAAATTGATTGATGAAGTAATCCAGAAAAACAAATGCAAAAAAATTTTATTTGATTTAAGTCGAGTTGAGTTCGTTGATAGTTCATTTATTGGAGCGATTGTTTATGCTTATAAAAACCTAAATGATATTGGTGGTAAAATTGCTGTTTTAATTAAATCATCAATGGTGTATGATCGATTCTTAGTTTCACAACTCGATAAAATTTTTAGAATATTTTCAAACTCTGAAGAAGCAGAAACTTACATCGCAGAATGA
- a CDS encoding SpoIIE family protein phosphatase, protein MHKAIQKLSRKSLEALIEAFEYISSPLNPDEILKLVLEQISNLLNAEAGSIFLINEKTKMLELKVATNLNSDEIEKIKVPIGKGLAGYVAGHDVLVNIKDVEKDDRFYSNIDSITGFKTKNILTVPLKTSQKLVGVIQALNKKNGENFSEEDEILLTEFSRLVGLTLEKAWFLSQLIEKQTIEADLEIASKIQESLLPKHELRIDDNLVKGYYKPARYISGDYYDFFVLNDDEILIVLGDVAGKGAQASLIMASVKAYLSAAIESHLNFTTISNNLNKFLAQNTPNDKFITIFLGLINLKENKITYINSGHEPGIILTQEGKLIYLHSNNIMMGVLEDFEYIPTEQEFPKNSFLFIYTDGVTEANNKEDNRFGNERLIELIFKNSKSPLNIFDELPQAIIEFANGKEQFDDITFLMVVRGNYLINPKSSVN, encoded by the coding sequence ATGCATAAAGCAATTCAAAAACTTTCTCGTAAAAGTCTTGAGGCTTTAATTGAAGCTTTTGAATATATCTCATCTCCGCTTAACCCTGATGAGATTTTAAAGCTGGTTCTGGAACAAATTTCAAATCTCTTAAATGCCGAAGCTGGATCAATTTTTTTAATCAATGAAAAAACTAAAATGCTGGAACTTAAAGTTGCAACAAATTTGAATTCCGATGAGATTGAAAAAATTAAAGTGCCAATTGGAAAAGGACTTGCAGGATATGTAGCCGGGCACGATGTACTTGTTAACATAAAAGATGTAGAAAAAGACGATCGATTTTATTCGAACATTGATTCAATTACGGGTTTCAAAACTAAAAATATTCTCACGGTTCCTCTTAAAACTTCACAGAAGTTAGTTGGTGTAATTCAAGCATTGAACAAGAAAAACGGAGAAAATTTTTCAGAAGAAGATGAAATTCTTTTAACTGAATTTTCAAGATTGGTAGGTTTGACACTCGAAAAAGCCTGGTTTCTTTCACAATTAATTGAAAAACAAACAATAGAAGCTGATCTTGAAATCGCCAGCAAAATTCAAGAATCACTTTTGCCAAAACACGAATTACGCATTGATGATAATCTTGTCAAAGGTTATTATAAACCAGCGAGATACATAAGTGGTGATTATTATGATTTTTTTGTTCTGAACGATGACGAAATTTTAATTGTATTAGGCGATGTCGCCGGCAAAGGAGCTCAAGCTTCATTGATAATGGCATCTGTTAAAGCTTATCTTTCTGCTGCAATTGAATCTCATCTTAACTTCACAACAATCTCAAATAATCTTAATAAATTTTTAGCTCAGAATACACCCAATGATAAATTTATCACAATCTTTCTTGGTTTAATTAATCTAAAAGAAAATAAAATTACTTACATAAACAGCGGGCATGAACCAGGAATAATTTTAACTCAAGAAGGAAAACTAATTTACCTTCATTCAAACAATATAATGATGGGTGTACTTGAAGATTTCGAATATATTCCAACAGAGCAAGAATTTCCGAAAAACTCTTTCCTTTTTATCTATACCGATGGAGTAACTGAAGCAAACAATAAAGAAGATAACAGATTCGGAAATGAGAGATTAATCGAATTAATCTTCAAAAATTCAAAATCCCCTTTAAATATTTTTGATGAACTCCCCCAGGCCATTATTGAATTCGCTAACGGGAAAGAGCAATTCGATGATATTACATTCCTTATGGTTGTAAGAGGTAATTATTTAATCAATCCCAAAAGCAGCGTTAACTGA
- a CDS encoding rhodanese-like domain-containing protein: MKKFRLSFIISFLMMILFSGCLKDNPSEPMRDMSDSAELLVYFETNGDYINSTNVPSYVKASEVYQNLSNYLLIDIRSKEKYVQGHIQGAYNVEMKDLFDFVNSRKDSGYQKIVIISSTGQSAAYSTSLLRLAGFNNVYSLQWGMASWNSVFSNEWYKLVKNSFLVGRYNFQNYPKPYYTKLPDVELGSGSTDELVKTRIKKLLAEGFEKVRIDIDEIMKTYDSKTGKLNYFVICYAPTRLYNIRDNGHPPTAVRYSPNEDLRSTTYLQTLPVNQPIAVYDDTGEISAYVVAYLRTLGYDAYSINLGANGMIGEDQMISTRIIRLKSSDIMNYPFVTGDN; the protein is encoded by the coding sequence ATGAAAAAATTTAGATTAAGCTTCATAATTTCTTTTTTAATGATGATTTTATTCTCAGGATGTTTGAAAGATAATCCATCTGAACCTATGCGAGATATGAGTGATTCGGCAGAGCTTTTAGTTTATTTTGAGACCAATGGTGATTATATAAATTCAACAAATGTCCCTTCTTATGTAAAAGCTTCTGAGGTATATCAAAACTTATCGAACTATTTACTCATTGACATAAGGTCAAAAGAAAAATATGTTCAGGGGCATATTCAAGGTGCTTATAATGTTGAAATGAAAGATTTATTCGATTTTGTTAATTCCAGAAAAGATTCGGGATACCAAAAAATTGTGATTATCAGTTCGACAGGCCAATCAGCTGCGTATTCAACTTCACTTCTTCGACTTGCAGGATTTAATAATGTTTATTCTTTGCAATGGGGAATGGCTTCGTGGAATTCTGTTTTTTCGAATGAATGGTATAAATTGGTCAAGAATAGTTTTCTCGTAGGCAGATATAATTTTCAGAATTATCCGAAACCTTATTACACAAAATTACCGGATGTAGAACTCGGTTCAGGTTCAACTGATGAACTTGTAAAAACTCGGATTAAAAAATTACTCGCAGAGGGTTTTGAAAAAGTCAGGATTGATATTGATGAAATTATGAAAACTTACGATTCAAAGACTGGTAAGCTCAATTACTTTGTTATTTGTTATGCACCGACGAGGTTATATAACATCAGAGATAATGGACATCCGCCAACCGCTGTGAGATATTCACCTAATGAAGATTTAAGAAGTACAACTTATTTGCAAACATTGCCAGTTAATCAACCTATTGCGGTTTATGATGATACTGGAGAAATTTCAGCGTATGTTGTTGCGTATCTCAGAACTCTTGGTTATGATGCGTATTCAATCAACCTTGGTGCAAATGGAATGATTGGTGAAGATCAAATGATTTCAACTCGAATAATTAGATTGAAATCGTCGGATATTATGAATTATCCTTTTGTTACTGGTGATAATTGA
- a CDS encoding DUF4147 domain-containing protein encodes MDELFRDFNIIIKEALRSISPAELFKEKIFIDTNQIICQNNSFQLDQFANIYVIGFGKASSAMASEIEKYLSEKITDGIVITKYGFKTPTQKIKVFEAGHPLPDENTLIFSNEIMNLLTRTGSNDLVICLISGGGSSLFEVPLDGIDLQTLRLFNEFLIKQKIPIHKINFFRKAISKVKGGKLLKFIYPSTCISFIISDVIGNDISVISSGPTCLDEMESFIEDDDVPKVKKYFSKEDALHQLERLIKFKKFSNELIEYHNNKVFNFIISSNRTAVDKAIEEAVKLGYEIHSFKYDVSKSVEKMKEDFINEFLNLKRSNEKIKKAIVYGGETFLEVKGTGKGGRNSHLILLILNELLKSKVEINFKFLISSFATDGNDGNTDAAGAYINNQIIEEVKNSKYSPESYLQDFDSYNFFDAFNCLIKTGPTFNNVADFFICLTSFE; translated from the coding sequence ATGGATGAATTATTTCGAGATTTTAACATCATTATCAAGGAGGCTCTAAGGTCAATCTCCCCCGCTGAATTATTCAAAGAAAAAATTTTTATTGACACCAATCAAATCATTTGTCAAAATAATTCTTTCCAGTTAGATCAATTTGCAAATATTTATGTAATAGGATTTGGGAAAGCGTCATCGGCAATGGCTTCTGAAATCGAGAAGTATTTATCAGAAAAAATCACTGATGGAATTGTTATCACTAAATATGGTTTTAAAACCCCGACACAAAAAATTAAAGTCTTTGAAGCTGGACATCCATTGCCTGATGAGAATACATTAATTTTTTCAAATGAAATTATGAATTTACTCACCAGAACAGGTAGTAATGATCTTGTGATATGTCTAATCTCTGGAGGCGGATCTTCACTTTTCGAAGTTCCCCTTGATGGAATTGATTTGCAAACATTACGGCTCTTTAATGAATTTCTTATCAAACAAAAAATACCTATTCATAAAATTAATTTTTTTAGAAAAGCCATTTCAAAAGTAAAAGGCGGAAAGCTATTAAAATTTATTTACCCATCAACTTGTATTTCTTTTATCATTTCCGATGTTATTGGTAACGACATTTCTGTAATTTCATCTGGACCAACCTGTTTGGATGAAATGGAAAGTTTTATTGAGGATGATGATGTTCCCAAAGTAAAAAAATATTTTTCCAAAGAGGATGCTCTTCATCAACTTGAAAGATTGATAAAATTCAAAAAATTTTCTAATGAATTGATTGAATATCATAACAACAAAGTTTTTAATTTTATAATCTCATCGAATAGAACTGCTGTAGATAAGGCAATCGAAGAAGCCGTAAAACTTGGATATGAGATTCATTCCTTTAAATACGATGTTTCAAAATCTGTTGAAAAAATGAAGGAAGACTTCATCAATGAATTCCTTAATCTTAAACGAAGCAATGAGAAAATCAAGAAAGCCATAGTGTATGGCGGCGAAACATTTTTAGAAGTCAAAGGAACAGGCAAAGGCGGCCGAAATTCACATTTAATCCTTTTGATATTAAATGAATTATTAAAGAGCAAAGTCGAAATAAATTTCAAATTTTTGATTTCATCTTTTGCAACTGACGGTAATGATGGAAATACTGATGCTGCAGGAGCCTATATAAATAACCAAATCATTGAAGAAGTCAAAAATTCTAAATACTCACCAGAATCTTATCTTCAAGATTTTGATTCTTATAATTTTTTTGATGCCTTTAACTGCCTCATAAAAACCGGTCCGACATTCAATAATGTGGCTGATTTCTTTATTTGCCTGACCTCATTTGAATAG
- a CDS encoding GAF domain-containing sensor histidine kinase has protein sequence MLKKLIEISIKLTSEKNLDKLLELIINSAIDFLQAERATVFLLDEKTNELYSRVGTGLNFCEIRFPIDKGIAGYVAKSGESLIIENPQDHPLFNKEIDSKTGFVTRDILTAPMKNIEGKVIGVFQVLNKLNGKFTEEDNEYALAFASISAIAIENAKLIEEQKRQYELLQKAYKELQAAQETIIKQEKFATIGQLASGINHEIKNQLGVVMAVEAIRKMYPDNHKVQMYTELILEARNRIVSLLDEIRDFSKKKDYEKTEINLIDLINHTLNICRFDKDLDTMKLIFQPAENIKPMVMVNADKIQQVLINLIRNAGHASEPRSKIEIEIESQENFWLIKIRDYGKGIPDDIKEKVWEPFFTTKLSGTGLGLDICKKIIENHNGEIWFESELGKGTTFFIKLPAIN, from the coding sequence ATGCTTAAAAAACTAATTGAAATTTCAATTAAACTTACTTCGGAAAAAAATTTAGACAAACTACTCGAATTGATAATTAATTCAGCAATTGATTTTCTGCAAGCAGAAAGAGCAACTGTATTTTTACTTGACGAAAAAACAAATGAACTTTATTCAAGAGTTGGTACAGGATTAAATTTTTGTGAAATAAGGTTCCCCATTGATAAAGGAATTGCTGGTTATGTTGCAAAGTCTGGCGAAAGTTTAATAATTGAAAATCCTCAAGATCATCCGCTATTTAATAAAGAGATTGATTCAAAGACTGGCTTCGTAACTCGAGATATACTAACCGCTCCTATGAAAAATATAGAAGGTAAGGTTATCGGAGTTTTTCAGGTTCTCAACAAACTCAATGGTAAATTTACTGAGGAAGATAACGAATACGCATTAGCATTTGCATCAATTTCTGCAATCGCAATTGAAAACGCAAAACTAATAGAAGAACAAAAAAGACAGTACGAATTACTTCAAAAAGCATATAAAGAACTTCAAGCCGCTCAAGAGACAATAATCAAACAGGAAAAATTTGCGACTATCGGACAGCTGGCGTCGGGAATTAATCACGAAATAAAAAATCAGCTCGGCGTTGTTATGGCAGTTGAAGCAATTAGAAAAATGTATCCAGATAATCATAAAGTTCAAATGTATACTGAACTGATACTTGAAGCTCGTAATCGAATTGTAAGTTTACTTGATGAAATTCGTGATTTCTCGAAAAAGAAAGATTACGAAAAAACTGAAATTAATTTAATCGACTTAATCAATCATACATTAAATATCTGTCGTTTTGATAAAGATTTAGATACGATGAAGCTTATCTTTCAACCAGCTGAAAATATTAAGCCAATGGTAATGGTAAATGCAGATAAAATTCAACAGGTTTTAATTAATCTAATTAGAAATGCAGGTCATGCTTCTGAACCTCGAAGTAAAATTGAAATTGAGATTGAAAGTCAGGAGAATTTCTGGCTAATCAAAATAAGAGATTATGGAAAAGGCATACCTGATGATATAAAGGAAAAAGTTTGGGAACCATTTTTCACTACTAAATTATCTGGAACCGGACTTGGATTAGATATTTGTAAAAAAATAATAGAAAATCATAATGGCGAAATCTGGTTCGAATCTGAATTAGGGAAAGGGACAACTTTCTTTATCAAATTACCGGCAATAAACTAA
- the uvrA gene encoding excinuclease ABC subunit UvrA yields the protein MNKPVERKIIIHGARQNNLKNIHLELPRNKLIVFTGVSGSGKSSLVFDTIYAEGQRRYVESLSSYARQFLERMNRPDVDYIQGISPAVAIEQKPPSRNPRSTVGTTTEIYDYLRLLYGRIGKTYCEVCGEVVKKDSTVSVIEKLKKFPEGKRLLITFPLVPHEKRSVKEELKYLLSKGFQRIYYEGEIFDLNENLNLKIEKEKILVIVERVSLDLHNVETAYSDSIETAFSEGEGRLAIVDYETKEVFRFSKFFECHGKVYQEPEPRMFSFNNPFGACPTCQGFGKTIGIDWDLVIPDKKKSIEDGAIDPFTKKHFSQFQRELIRAALNSGVRVSVPFEKLTDAEKKIIFEGARGFIGLNKFFEMLKEKSYKIYYRITLSRYRGYTTCPDCGGSRLRKDALNVRVGGKRISDLLTISLDSVLKFFETIELSEYDWRVGGRIIDEIIKRLRFLVDVGIGYLTLDRLSSTLSGGETQRINLASILGSQMVGAIYILDEPSIGLHPRDNSKLIKVLHQLKNLGNTVLVVEHDPEMIKEADYIVDMGPGAGIHGGEVIFFGKFNELLRDNKSLTGKYLSGELKIPLPEKRRSRKIPSIKIYGARENNLKNIDVEIPLGIFVCITGVSGSGKSTLVNDILYPAIRKLKHNENVTVGKYSHIDGLGYITDAEIVDQSPIGRSSRSNPATYTKAFDFIRELYSQRPLAKSRGYTPGYFSFNIPGGRCETCQGEGFVKIEMQFLADIYLVCEDCKGTRFKKEVQEILYKGKSIVDVLNMTIEEALEFFQDQKKIIQRLQPLYDVGLGYLKLGQSSTTLSGGEAQRIKLAEKLIPRENYEHILYIFDEPTTGLHFHDIQKLLKCFDALIDRGNSVLVIEHNLDVIKYADYIIDLGPEAGDNGGEIVVTGTPEEIIKCEKSYTGQYLKRYLGL from the coding sequence ATGAACAAGCCAGTTGAAAGAAAGATTATAATTCATGGTGCAAGGCAGAATAATCTCAAGAACATTCATTTAGAACTACCAAGAAATAAATTAATTGTTTTCACTGGCGTTAGCGGTTCAGGCAAATCGAGTCTTGTATTCGATACAATCTATGCTGAAGGTCAAAGACGATATGTTGAAAGTCTTTCTTCTTACGCTCGTCAGTTTTTGGAAAGAATGAATAGACCTGATGTTGATTATATTCAAGGTATTTCTCCAGCAGTAGCAATTGAACAAAAACCTCCTTCAAGAAATCCACGATCAACTGTCGGAACTACTACAGAAATTTACGATTACCTTCGTTTGCTTTACGGCAGAATTGGAAAAACTTATTGCGAAGTGTGTGGTGAAGTTGTTAAGAAAGACTCAACGGTATCAGTAATTGAGAAATTAAAAAAATTTCCTGAGGGTAAAAGACTGCTCATCACTTTTCCTTTAGTCCCTCACGAAAAAAGAAGTGTTAAAGAAGAATTAAAATATCTTCTTTCCAAAGGATTTCAGAGAATTTATTACGAAGGTGAGATCTTTGACCTGAACGAAAATCTAAATCTGAAAATAGAAAAAGAAAAAATTTTAGTCATCGTTGAACGAGTTTCTCTCGACCTCCACAATGTAGAAACAGCTTATTCTGACTCAATCGAAACAGCTTTTAGTGAAGGTGAAGGCAGACTTGCAATTGTAGATTATGAAACCAAAGAAGTCTTTCGCTTTTCAAAATTTTTTGAATGTCATGGGAAAGTTTATCAAGAACCAGAACCAAGAATGTTTTCTTTTAATAATCCTTTTGGTGCCTGCCCAACCTGCCAGGGATTTGGTAAAACAATAGGAATAGATTGGGATCTCGTTATTCCTGATAAAAAGAAATCAATTGAAGATGGCGCTATTGATCCTTTCACTAAAAAACACTTCTCACAATTTCAAAGAGAATTAATTCGTGCTGCATTGAATAGCGGTGTTCGAGTAAGTGTTCCTTTTGAGAAATTAACAGACGCAGAGAAGAAAATAATTTTTGAAGGAGCGAGAGGCTTTATTGGCTTAAATAAATTTTTTGAAATGCTCAAAGAAAAATCATATAAAATTTATTACAGAATAACTTTAAGTCGTTATCGAGGATATACTACCTGCCCCGATTGCGGCGGTTCAAGATTAAGAAAAGATGCTTTGAATGTCCGCGTTGGTGGAAAACGAATCTCTGATTTATTGACAATTTCACTTGACTCTGTTCTAAAATTTTTTGAAACAATTGAGCTTTCAGAATATGATTGGCGAGTTGGAGGAAGAATTATTGATGAGATCATCAAGCGATTAAGATTTTTGGTTGATGTCGGTATCGGTTATTTGACTCTTGATAGACTTTCAAGTACGCTTTCTGGTGGAGAGACTCAAAGGATTAATCTTGCGTCAATTTTAGGCTCTCAGATGGTTGGTGCAATTTACATCTTAGATGAGCCATCTATTGGTTTGCATCCGAGAGATAATTCTAAATTGATAAAAGTTCTTCACCAGTTAAAAAATCTTGGCAATACTGTGCTAGTTGTTGAACATGACCCTGAAATGATCAAAGAAGCAGATTACATTGTTGATATGGGCCCTGGTGCTGGAATTCATGGAGGGGAAGTGATCTTCTTTGGGAAATTTAATGAGCTGTTAAGAGATAATAAATCATTAACCGGGAAATATCTTTCTGGCGAATTAAAGATTCCACTTCCTGAAAAACGGAGAAGTCGTAAAATCCCATCAATTAAAATTTATGGCGCAAGAGAAAATAATCTGAAAAATATTGATGTCGAAATACCGCTTGGTATCTTTGTTTGCATTACAGGTGTGAGCGGTTCAGGTAAAAGTACACTTGTGAATGATATTCTTTATCCTGCAATAAGAAAATTAAAACATAATGAGAATGTAACTGTTGGAAAATATTCTCACATCGATGGATTAGGCTATATAACTGATGCTGAAATTGTAGATCAATCACCCATTGGTAGAAGCTCTCGTTCAAATCCAGCAACATACACAAAAGCATTTGATTTCATTCGTGAACTTTATTCGCAAAGGCCTCTTGCAAAATCAAGAGGATATACTCCTGGATATTTTTCATTCAATATTCCTGGCGGCAGATGTGAAACCTGTCAGGGCGAAGGTTTTGTAAAAATTGAAATGCAATTCTTGGCTGATATTTATCTTGTCTGTGAAGATTGTAAGGGGACAAGATTTAAGAAAGAAGTTCAGGAAATTCTTTATAAAGGGAAGAGCATCGTTGATGTTTTAAATATGACAATCGAAGAAGCACTGGAATTCTTTCAAGATCAAAAGAAAATCATACAAAGACTTCAACCACTTTATGATGTCGGACTTGGCTACTTAAAACTCGGACAATCATCCACAACACTTTCTGGAGGTGAAGCTCAAAGAATTAAATTGGCCGAAAAATTAATCCCTCGAGAAAATTATGAACATATATTGTACATTTTTGATGAACCAACTACCGGTCTACATTTTCATGATATACAAAAATTATTGAAATGCTTTGATGCGTTAATTGATCGTGGGAATTCTGTTCTTGTAATTGAGCATAATCTTGATGTTATTAAATACGCAGATTACATTATTGATTTAGGTCCCGAAGCTGGTGATAATGGCGGCGAAATTGTGGTGACCGGCACACCTGAAGAAATAATTAAATGCGAAAAATCATACACGGGGCAATATCTAAAAAGATATTTGGGTTTATAA